Below is a window of Quercus robur chromosome 6, dhQueRobu3.1, whole genome shotgun sequence DNA.
ttttttaattgctaaGCAAGAATTACAGACAATAATAATACTAGGAATTTACAATAAGTAGCACTTCTCTCCGGCCTTCTAGGGCTTAATGCCCAGGCTAAGAAAATCAATCTGTTGCACTAGTTTACTCCTAATATGCTTCCCCTTCCCCCACTCCCAACATCAATATGCATGCTGAACAATTGACATTCtcctatttttcattttctggTATCTCAGAAAGACCAATGATTTAAAAGaagctatttttatttattcatttagaAAGAGAGCCTATTTCTTGAGATACATGAGTAACATTTTTGACAATTTCCTTTTCCCTTAACTGTGCCGTGACATTAGGGAGCTTTTGGTTCCTTAAACAGAATAGTGAGGCCTGAGAATGGAATCCATAGTGTTAGATGTTTTTCAATCTTCTATTGCAACCCATAAAATATGTGCAGAAGGTTTCATGCAAAGATCAAACTCcatgaaatatgaatatatatatatatatatatatagttggggGAAGAGGGCTTTGCACCGGGGACGTCTCAGTTGAAAACACTTGACATCTCCTTGGACGCAatatgaataaatattacaattatTTAAGCCCAATGGTACGTACATCTCCTACCATCTCTAAAGATGCAATCAGCCCCTCCTGTCTTAGATGGTATTGGTTTATATTTCCACTTCAGGAGCCTAGTTGAAATGAGAAGCAAATACTCCACAAAACACAATAGATGGAGCCATTCCCAAGGACTGTTGATCATCCGCCAATCTCTGGCCCTTTATCCGGGTGATAATATCAAGGGCAGTGGTTCCATGAATCTGCATAACAAATACTAGTGCAAGCCtgcaaataattattataatatgacTCAGATTAGACCAGTTCTGCAAGTGGCTACACAAAAGGAATCACAATCCCGTTAAACACTTGAATCAATCATCTATTCATTTCATCAGTGGCAGACTTTTCAAACTAGATCAACACCGTATGGTAGTGTACAAAAATGAACATTAATGAAATTTGGAGAGCCAAAAATGCAATTTAACCGAGGTTATATAATGCGAGGCTTGCCCTTTCAACTACTTCCGCAAAATGGAAATGTATGGCTCAAATTGAatcaaataatatttacaaaataatattaacaaatGTATTTCAGATATAGTACTCCTTTACACTCCAGACTACGCAAATATTTGCTGAATGACCATCTCAGCATTTCCATTGTACTGTGCAAGAAGATGAATAGCGTCTGCCCTTGGCAAAGCTAAAAACTCCTGCAACCAAAATATGAGAAAATCTTGTAAGAAACAAATTTCTGACAAAAGATACTAATATAAGTTTAGAAAAAGGAGGGGCAGGGGGTCAATTAtgtgaattaaaaaaaggtgAAAGCACTTAGAAAAACCTCAATGTAGTTAAAAATAGAGGTTTAAAGACAAAGTGGTTCAGAACTAGAAACACCACAAAGATGTGAAAAAATCGAGCACAGGCATAGGCCCTGATGCCAAGAACACACTAATGCTTTCGGGTGATGATAGTAATTGAATTATTCCTACATATGTGCAgcgttaaaatttttttgtgtagAAAAGAGAATCCTTTTTGACTCTGAAAAAGAAAGCTCCATACCCTTTTGCCCTTGCACAGTTGCACTACTAAGTTGTAGAATGGAAAGGAAGTCATTATGAAATTTTCTAGTGTCATTAAATGAGCTTgcagaagaaaaaattatttagacTTCACATTATTAACCAGTAAGATATATCCACAACTCACCATTACTTTAAGAATGGCATTTTCATCACAGACAACATCTCTAGATGATACTTGAGTTGGACTGCTACCATCTTCTGAAATCTTAGTGCTTGAAGATATTGTAACTTGAGAAGATCCAAGGGCAGAACTGTCAACATTTGAATTCGACATAGCAGCAGCAGTGAGCAAGGCAGTGTTAACCTCTTTCAAGGAATCAATTTTCAAATGGCTTTCAAATCGATCTTTACACATTTGAAGTTTAAACCACTCATTATGAGTGAAAAGTGTTGCTTTCATTATTTTCATTAGCCGGGGTTCTTCAATACCAAGCCTTCTACCAATTGCAACCTATCCAagatttataagaaaaaaaaaaaaaagcatttaaaTTCGTACTTATGCTGAGGATAAATAAGTACATTCATAGCATCACTTGCCAAGGTTATTCCCACATagaaatatactaaaatttgaCTATGTTTAAAAGCAAGCCAAGGAAGATCTATAACAGAGCAATAATctgcaaaaattttaaattcatgcAAAACATAATAAAACCTACAACTTTTTGCCACAAATGtcccacaaaataaaaaataaaaaattcaaacttccACAATGCAACTCCATGGTTAATCTAATCTCTTTATACTTAAATATTTCTAGTCAATGTGGCCGACCCTAACTAGCCTGTTGAGGTTCCATAGCTGACCCCAAAACTTTGGGAACAAGGCTTGGTTGTTGTCATTGTCAATACTACAAACCACAAACATTTACCCCCAATTAgttgttaaaattcaaaagaTCAGAGGTTTGTCATTACAAAAATGGGAAATGCCAATTGCCTGATCGCATGTACAGATGATGAATCCCAGACCTTCCCCATATCAAAGAGAACTATCACTAATAGACTGACATTTTGCTGAAATTGCAAAGGACTCGTAATAGATTGCCAAAATAGAAGTATGAATTCCCTCAATATTTCCACCTGTGCCTTTGGTTGTAATGCATAGCTGAAAAAAATACGAACTATAAATAAAACCTAAGGACACTTATTCACAATATGATCAAGAaaaagtcattaaaaaaaaaaaaactaatcacagTATATTATCAGAATTCTATCTATATcttttgattggtaagttaGATGTGCCTGGTGGATCTTGAACCCATGACAATACCATGCACTCTGTTATAGCTTGCAAATGAGAGAATATTTAATTTGAGCTAGAGTTCATTTGTATCAAAACTCTATCAAACTATTTCCTAGACATCATTAAAGCTGAACAATGCATCAATGCTAAAGAGAAATGAATTAGTTCTGCAAATCAAACCATACCTGGAGTGAAGTTGAAAGGGCATGCAAAGGCAAGCCTTTCCCAAGTGCATCTTCGTTAGGTTGGAGAAATGCCAACAATGTCTCCTTCAAGGGCTTCAGCAAGGCAGGGTCACGAGCAGCTAAAGGACCTAAATGGGAGCATGCAACCCTCAGAGCACTAGAATTGTCACCAGAGCTGACCAGCTTAAGGAATTCAACCTAAAGCAGCAAATAGAGCAAACAGTTACATTTTATTGGTAAGTAACACAACCTCACCCTCAACGAGAGGAGATGCCATTTTAGCTAGAACTCATAGAAATTTCATATAAACATAAGCACAAAGTTCATTTTACACCCTTTAAGTTTGGATCAATTGTCATTTGGACTTCcaagtttaaattttatcaatttggtCCTCTAAGTTTACAATCATTATCATTGTGGCCATTCCATCTATATTATGTGAGCTTTGTGCACTGGATTTTCTCAAAGCAATTAGGGGTAAAGCTGTCTACCAATCATCTCTAAGACCTTGCAAAAGTGTGAGTTTTGTGCATTAGATACAACTATTgattgtacccaaaaaaaaaaaaacaaaaatcacccCAACTCATTCCATGAACCACCCCAAAGCAACAGAAAATCACCCCCTTCCCAGTTAACCATCCCCATGCCAAAGCAACCCCTCTTCCCGTGACCAAACCCATCCCCCAAAGACCTGATATCTAAAACTCCAACACCACCAATAGTACCCAACATTAACACCCATGGTCAAAACACCACCCATAGCACACAGCCATAATCCCCCAAAACTCCTAAGATCCACACACCAATCAAAGCCACAAGATCCACAAATGATATAACCATAACCCATTTTCTGCACCAATTGAAGCCACAACACATACATAAAGCCACTCACATACACAAATCCGCAGTGTGAGGTGGGTTCATGGAGTGGGGTCAGTTGTTTGGTTAGTGTGGTAGAGAAGGGATGGATCGTGATGAAAAGGTAGTCACAAGGGGCAGTAGTGTTGGGAAAGTCAAAACCATTTGGGAGTCTTAAGGGGAGGAGTGAAAAAATGGGTTGGTATTGCTTGGTCTGGCCTTGGGGTTGAGATGCGAAGGAAAGGACGGCTGGGAAAAAGTGTTCAAGGAAAGCCCCAAATGGGTTTTGGCTTCAAGGATGATAAAAGAGGAGCCTTTGATCAAAGGATCCAATTGTTTTAGGGCAACGAGCTTGGGTGAAGGTGGAGCAGCATGTTGCTTTAGGTGGCAATAGGGAAGAGAAGAGCAGTAACAGCGGAGCGGCAAGGAAGAGAAGAGGGGCTAGGTTTGAATGggctaaaaaataattttttttatttcatttcctaaatattataaattttggaaaacattttGTAATGAATAGAaatcatacaaaattaaaactaCATCCTTTTAATGTCACTATcagaaaattttctaattgcAATGGCCACATTGACAACAGTGGCAAACTTGGcagaagaaattgaaaaaattgaaacttcaGGGACTAAAATGATAATTACCACAAACTTGGAGGGTGTAAAATCAACTTTAGCCTAAACTTTATATTAATGGAAAATATTTCTTTCATAGAAGCCATAGGTCATATGTTATCCACTAACCTGCTTAAGTTGGAACAACAGCATAGGATTTTGCTCAAAAAAGTTTGGATCCATAGCATTAACTTCTTCCACAACCTCTGCAGCCATTCCCTTGCTAGCTAGTTCCTTCATCCATAGCACAATATCGTACTTATCCTCCCTGCTACTAATATCTAACATGGAGGGTCTCCCTGAGCCCTACAGAACAGTATTCTGTCAATAATAAACTTAACACTTAACACAaggaataagaaaaattatcacGCAAGTACCTCTTGTTCATTTGAGATATATGTGCTGGAAAACAGGGTAGTCGTGCTAAGTTCTTGCTTGCTGCATAGGTCAAAAGGAACACCATATATTAAACCTTGGTCATCATGTCTTCCCCTCCAACGCTTGCGTTTACTCCTTTCTCCAGTTCCATGGGTTCTATGTCTCTGCAGAACTCTTGGATTTTCAGGCTGATGCAACCCACTGGTGCTACAGTCTTCATGGTTGCGCGTTGGCTCACAAGCATACCGTAATTCAACATCCACTCCTTGCCTACTACTCACATCAGCATTATTTTCAGGAGAAGCATCCATGTGAGTATTATTAATGGAGGTCTCACCGTCGGAATGTTTATTGGCACCAGAATCCGCTTCAAGAGAACAATTTCTTGATGAACAATACCCAGGCTCTGGTTGATTAACTTTAGGTTCGGAAACTGTTTGCATGTCTGATGCTGAAATCATGATGAATAGGTTGGTAGGAAATAATCAGAGTATtggaaaaagaataagaataaaaaagcagaaaaatttgatttttacctGAAGTGGATGCCAGGCTAGAATCCACAATTCCCCTATAAACACAATACTCACAAACAAGCTCATCAAGCATGGAAACATCCAAACTCATCGTACATAATTCATTCTGCAACAAAAAGAGACAATAATAACATCTTTCAGGCTCAACATAGACCAGCCTCCCAATCAAAAATAAGGTAGTCCCACCTCCCAACAAGAAACCTATAAGTCTACTAATTGATTTAAAGAGCATAAAGAAAGCACATTGTTTAAAAtgatataaaacaaaaaatgtttgcGTTAAAGATTTAAATGCAGAGGAACAGCAAACATACAACTCAAATAGATATGAGTAGATGAAATAAACATTTCCAGCTTGccctttttgtttcttcttctttggttgCTCGGATGGTATATGTGTCCTTTTCCAGgtattaaacaaatatatacaattttagcATTGGTAGGTCAATTTTAGAAATGTTAAGATGCTCATCTTAAAATTACTGGTAAAACTAAGGGTAATGCTGGGATAGGATTGAACGTGATCTCTAGGAAAGGAATTTCAAAAGAAGAAGCTTTACAGATATCTCCTAGGGAGCTTGACTACTAGGTTTCTATTGGCTCAACCTTTGAATAAAGGCTAGGCGAATTAGGAACACCACTGTAGATGactcaattattaataaacaagagagagagagagagagagagaggaaacatGGTAAAAACTGATGATGGAAAAGTTTGATTTAATTCTCAAAATGCACAACTAGTATTAGATCATAATATATATGCCTCTCCCATGCCTCCTCACAGGGTGCTCCAAAGAGAGCCACAAGTACAAACATTGGGAGTCAACAACCTCTTAGTGAAATCAATTAGCCATTCTATTGTGGGTAAAAGACATTATTAAGCCTCAGGATCAGGGTAGTAAAAGATAGATGAAATTCAGGATATGATGAAATAAAGTCTAGATAGACTAATATTAGATAACCTGAAATGCCAGAAATAAATCACCCTTCGAAAATCTCAAGCTATCAATTGCCCCCTGTCTTGTGAGCTCTACAGCATGTGCGAGAGCTTGAATGTCCACCTGGTTTTTAAAATCAAACAtgcaaataaacaaacttaataataataaaatcaaacatgCAAACTCAATACTGTTCTCAATGTGTCAGCCCATTAAGATGCTAACATTATAAGATAATCCACATTTTACCTCTATCTAACATCTATGGACAAATAGCTGTGATTTGGAACCAAGGACAATTAGCTGTAATTTCAAAACCTCAcctcatcaaaaggaggtgctTCATACAGACTCTCATGTGGGGTTGCAGGGGGATCACGTTCCTCAAGAAGCAACCTCTGAGTAAGATCTGAAATGGGTGATACAATTCCTTGACGAAAGCAATATACTTTGTGTATGCTGCATAACacagagaaaattgaaaaatagagagtcaATCTACCACATGCATCACAAGAACACATGCATCTGAggaaataatagtaataaagtGAAAGTGAATTAAGAATAAAGCTCAATGATAACCTTATCAAATATCTCAATGTCATGGAAAAGACTGGATCATATGCATGTAAATGAGCTCTTAAGACAGATGACATCAATCCCGCAATGTcaaatctcttcctctctgaCCACTGAAAAAATAAAGGATGAAAGTTTATACATCTAACACATATACTGTCTATTAAAAGCttaatatatgaatataatgtacACTTTTAATGGCAATACCAAACTTCAACTCTCAACTAAAACATCATATGATTATAAACGTCGTCTAGAAATTAATTGGAAGAGAAAGAATAGTATTGAGTATTTAGTAATGTTGAAGCAAAAGCAATCATGcctaaaattaaataacttaTGGGATATGTACACAAAGATACAAATACAAGCCACAAATTGATGCAGCAAATGTATGGAAAAAAACCTTGTGCCTTCCACATCGCACATAAGTTTGGTTAAGTATTTGCTTCAAAACGTCATAAAGAATCACATTAACCAAATTCAAGGAATCCAAGGAATTGCTAAGGAAAAAGAACATCATATGCTCACTTAacattcattattattatctaagATCCCTATCATTTTTGCGGAAGAGAAAAGACCAGCAAACACAGAATCACTTTAACAACCACCCACACTAAATTGTGGAATCATAAAGCAAATAACAAAATCTacaattcaaaaattaaattcttcCGCAAGTCTAGGTAGACTTAGCagcaaaaataaagaacaattgAAACCAAAGAACCAACTGCACAAAAGTACCTTTTTCTTCACTTATTACCATGATATTCTAAACAATCTCTCATCTTGGTACTTGACAAGTTGGCGAGAAAAACAAATATGCAATCACTATTTATAAACATTTTACATGCAACAAATTCTAGAACACCATTATTATTGTAAAGCTTTCAAGATTGTTGAACGCATCGCAAGTCACACTGTATCCACATTTTTGGTggatatttatttttggaagaggGAAGAAAAAACAGAATTGATATGAATTACAATATCATGTGATTAATAGGTGACTCAACCAATTGATCTTTGATAAATAAGGGCTaacacaaatataaacaaataacaGATAAATCAAAGAGTTACAACTGTctacaaaaacaacaaaaagtaaaagaaatccataaaaatatcaaatacaTCGCACCTCATTTGCCACTGGAGAAGTTTGATCAGCTTTGTCATATATAAAGGCCAGAAGAACATGTTTGAACTCCTCATATGCTTCCTTAAATACAAATACAGACCTCTGTCAGAATTCACTACTAAACAAGAGAACTATTAAATTCAACTTAATAGGTtccaaaaaatttgttataaaaaaataaatccaaaccACAGCAAACAACAACCCAAGCTTAGTCTCAAAATATTTGGTCAGCTTTAGATCCTCAATAGACTAATCTATTCTACAGAAAGTCAAACTCTTTGTTACCTCCTAAATTGACATGTCCTTTTTTCCTACTTCTACTAATGTTGTTGTAGGCCTTCCTCTACCGTTTTTCATTCCCTCAACTTGATTCAACTCACTCTTCCTCACTAGTGCATTAATTTCTAACTTTCACATGAAACAAACCATCTTAAGCAAATCCCCCTTATCCATTCATATATAGGGGACATTCCCAACTTTAAGCAAATTTCATCATTTCAAACCTTATATTTCCTTGTATTTCCACTTATTTATATTAACATTCTGATTTCAGTTAcacttaatttatataaatgttTCTCCTTAACAGCCCAACATTAAAATACCATAGAGAATAGCTGATCTTTACagatgttttattaaaaaaaaaaaattgataggtaacgaatacttttatttaaaaagtagCTAACCCGAGTACATTGGGGAAgatgttttataaaattttccctttaacTAAATAGATATTCTACTATCACGCAATTCTTGTAgtgcacttctctactccatcCACCTGATTTCATCCTATGATTCATATCTTCTTCAGTCTCTCCAtctttatgaattattgatccaaGATATTGAGAACTCTTGCTCTTTGgtttcttttccaaaaaccaacaaacaaggctaaaaaattattcaactcCAAGAGGGTGCTTCAATGTAGGCATATTGGCTGAAGAAGCAGAGCTGGAAACAAGGGGCAAAGCCAATACAAAAACTGGGTAAAGTTCTAAAATAGCACCTCAACCTATAAGGTTAAATAATTATTCTAATTTGGTAGATTAGTGTACGCTAAAAACATGAGCCAACTTCTTAGTCATAATAACATACTTATGACACATAATAAACTACAATCCAATTTCATGTATTAGAGCTACTAACAACACAAAGTTCATAAAGTTTACGTGgtcaaaacaacattttaaaatcAATCTTCAACAAGAAGGAAAATCCTAAAACCAAATAGTTTGAgctttcagaatttttttgtagGGTCTACAACATATGTAACCACAGTGGGTTAAAGATATAATTCACTAATCTAAAATAGCCTTGAAGATGGAATCTACTCTGATTGCTTTTTCAATGCCCTTACAGATACATTAGGTGACAATGAATGAAAGCTAGCAATTTAGATATCCAGAAGGTCATATTGGATTCCTCATAAGACCCAGTGACAGGTTGAAGGAGTGATCTTCCAATCACATGATAAAAGGTAGCAATTCAACTAATCATCCTCTATGATGACAACCCTCTTATTTAAAGAATAGAGAAATTAAATGTGCTCAAATACAGTTGTAAATTCCAAATGatgcaacaaaagaaaatgaacagagacagagacagagagagtaagaaagaaaagacgcCTCAACCAATGGGAGGAATTGAAAAAAACAATAAGCTTGCAACATTTCATATGATTTCAAGTTCCACTTcacatgatttttgtttttataagtaaaatttcattaaaagaaaagactAAAAGGGCACCACCCATGTACATAGGGAGCGTAAAACAATACTCCAAAATTAAATGCTATTAAGTACATTGATCTAGCAACTCAAGCAAAGCAGTAAAGGAAAACAGCCCAGAAGCATTTATCCACTCAAACAAAGTATTGAGGAATAAAAACTTTAGTAATAAATAGATCTTTCATAACCCTCAAAAGCCCGAGCATTCCTCTCCCACCAAATAATTCCACTTTATGAATGTTTGCAAGTAATATGCCTACAAAGTTTCAGACCAATgggcatttatatatatataaggttagattcaagttacacctggtgtaactttaagcaatgttacaccactcaatattttttaattggatgcgaattttgacaaatccactgttaaattacattatatttgtatattctccatgcttgcaaaatttcaagatgataaaagattaatagccatgtcaatcaattgtttatattcaagtttttgtagtttaaaataatacataaaaaatgagtttatagatcgaatggtaaataatatccaattgacatgagtattaagaacatatagaacatgtaattcaatggtaagatttccaaaatataaattccataacaagttttttttttttttttgataagtaaggaaaattttaaatcagCTATAGTCCTTTCAGAATCTTCAAAACACCGGTTGTTTCTCTCCTGCCAAATGCAACACATTAAACAATAAGGGACAGCCATCCAAATAACACTAGTACGATGACGACTAAAATTTCCTTGCCAACATGCAAGGAACTCAACCACAGTATTTGGCATTGCCCAATAGATACCAAACAAGGTGAACACCATAGACCACAACTCATAAACAATAGGACAATGTTATAAAAGATGGTTTACCGATTCTCTATTActtttgcacatataacaccaatctaGAATCAACACCTTCTTCTTACGTAAATTATCAATAGTCAAGATAGTTCCTAAAGCTGTAGTCCAAACAAAAAACGCGACTCTGGAAA
It encodes the following:
- the LOC126732739 gene encoding uncharacterized protein LOC126732739 codes for the protein MDSTPVNWEALDALVIDFAKSEKLIEDSFSSSPPPPPSSSISSSSYHSRLIIWRIRRSLEAGDIDIAMDLLRSHAPFILDDHRLLFRLHKQKFIELLRKGTVEDRDSAIACLRTALAPCALDAYPEAYEEFKHVLLAFIYDKADQTSPVANEWSERKRFDIAGLMSSVLRAHLHAYDPVFSMTLRYLISIHKVYCFRQGIVSPISDLTQRLLLEERDPPATPHESLYEAPPFDEVDIQALAHAVELTRQGAIDSLRFSKGDLFLAFQNELCTMSLDVSMLDELVCEYCVYRGIVDSSLASTSASDMQTVSEPKVNQPEPGYCSSRNCSLEADSGANKHSDGETSINNTHMDASPENNADVSSRQGVDVELRYACEPTRNHEDCSTSGLHQPENPRVLQRHRTHGTGERSKRKRWRGRHDDQGLIYGVPFDLCSKQELSTTTLFSSTYISNEQEGSGRPSMLDISSREDKYDIVLWMKELASKGMAAEVVEEVNAMDPNFFEQNPMLLFQLKQVEFLKLVSSGDNSSALRVACSHLGPLAARDPALLKPLKETLLAFLQPNEDALGKGLPLHALSTSLQVAIGRRLGIEEPRLMKIMKATLFTHNEWFKLQMCKDRFESHLKIDSLKEVNTALLTAAAMSNSNVDSSALGSSQVTISSSTKISEDGSSPTQVSSRDVVCDENAILKVMEFLALPRADAIHLLAQYNGNAEMVIQQIFA